A window of Pedobacter lusitanus contains these coding sequences:
- a CDS encoding class I SAM-dependent methyltransferase, with product MTEKKSHWENVYNSKQPDQVSWTQDIPQTSLDFINNFNLPKTASVIDIGGGDSKLVDFLLEQGYQDITVLDISEKALEKAKDRLGDKARTVKWVVSDITEFKPARNFDIWHDRATFHFLTTENQIGKYLDIAQKSVTGYMTIGTFSENGPEKCSGLKIKRYSEEALQGQLDKGFEKIRCITEDHTTPFNTTQNFLFCSFLKKGA from the coding sequence ATGACTGAGAAAAAATCACACTGGGAAAACGTCTATAATTCAAAACAGCCTGATCAGGTAAGCTGGACTCAGGATATTCCGCAAACTTCCCTTGACTTTATTAATAATTTTAACCTTCCTAAAACTGCCAGTGTTATTGATATTGGTGGTGGTGACAGCAAACTGGTTGATTTTTTACTGGAACAGGGATACCAGGATATTACAGTACTGGATATTTCTGAAAAAGCATTGGAAAAAGCCAAAGACAGATTGGGCGATAAAGCCCGGACTGTGAAGTGGGTTGTTTCGGACATTACTGAATTTAAACCTGCCCGGAATTTTGATATCTGGCATGACAGAGCGACTTTCCACTTTCTGACTACAGAAAACCAAATCGGTAAATATCTGGACATTGCCCAAAAATCAGTTACCGGATATATGACTATTGGTACTTTTTCTGAAAACGGACCTGAAAAATGCAGTGGCCTTAAAATTAAACGTTATTCTGAAGAGGCTTTGCAGGGACAATTAGATAAGGGCTTTGAAAAAATCCGCTGTATTACCGAAGATCATACTACACCATTTAATACAACACAGAATTTCCTGTTTTGCAGTTTCCTGAAAAAAGGAGCCTGA